AGGGACAGTACGACGAACTCCGGCAGGTTGAACCAGCGAAGCCCGTTCAAGCTCAGTCCGTTGTCGCGAAGGTGTGCGATCTTGACGACGGAGACCTGCACGCCGACGGGAAGGCCCGTCTTGCCGGCGAACTGATCGCGCAATTCGGCCGGCAGGTTGTCGACCTGCTGCTGACCGCGCGGATCGAACCAGGCGAAGGCCGGCGCGCGGACAACGTTGTCTTCATCGAGAAGGAAGCCCGTTTCGCCCATCCCGGACACTGCGATGGCGGCGATGCGGGCGGCCGGATCGCCGGTGACGTCGGGCAGTCGACGCGCGACGGCGTCGAGCAGCTGCCCGATGGTGGCCAGCAAGTCCTCTGCGGCGAGGTCGGTGGTTCCGCCCGGGCCGTGCCGCCACGGTGTGGGGCTCTGCTCGATGAGCAGTTCGGTGCCGGCATCGTCGGTGACGAGTACTTTGACGCCGGTGCTCCCGAGGTCCAGTCCCGCAACAAGTCTGGGGTTCACGGAGTTGGTCTCATTTCTGTACGGGTAGGGGGAGGGCGTGCGAGAGTCTTTCCACCAGCGTGGTGGGCGCGACTTGTTGCTCCGGTTCGAGATACGGATCGTCGAACCGCTGAACCAGGCGATCGAATGCGAGTGTGCCGATGCGATACGGGTCTTGGTCTATGCAGGTCACCGACGGGCTGACGGCGTCGGCGAGCGAGAAGTTACCGAACGAGACCATCGCCACGTCGGTGCGGTCGATTTCGTGCAGCACCGACACCACGGCCGTGGCATGTCGCGCATTGGCGACGAAGAAGGCGGTCGGCGGATTGCGCAGTGCCAGTAGCTTCTTGACGACGGGGCGCACCGAATCCGCGGCATGCGACACCGGAGGAGCGAGTGCGGCCTCGGGCTTCTGGCCGAGGTCCGCGAGCACGTCGAGGTACGCCTGCCGGCGCAACTGGGCGGTCTGCAGTCGATCGTCGAAGCCGAGCAACGCAATTCGGGTGTGCCCGCTTGCCATCAACTTCTCGACGGCGCGCTTGGCAGCACCGTAATCGTCCACGATGACCGAATCGAATCCCGAGATCGAGCGGTCGATGGTCACCGTGGGCAACGTTCGACGCCGCGGCACGAGGAAATCGCTGTGATCGCCGACCGGCGCAAGGATGATCCCTCGCACATGTTGCCCGGCAAGAAGGGCCAGCTGATCACGCTCGCGCTGGGCGTCGAACCCGGTGCTGCCGACGATGACCGCGAGACCGTGTTCGAGCGCACGATCCTCCACGGCACTGACCAGGGATGCGAAGAAGACGTCGTCGATGGAGTCGACGATGATGCCGATCGTGTTGCCGGACCCCGATTTCAGTGACCGAGCAGCAGAATTGGGAACGTAGTTGAGCGTCTGCACCGCGGCTTCGACGCGCTCACGCAACTCCGGCAAGACCGTGTCCACGCCGTTGACGACGCGTGAGACGGTCTTGAAGCTGACGCCTGCCAATGCGGCGACGTCTTTGATGCTTGCGCGCTCGGTCACGTGAACTCTCGATCGGAGGAGTGTGCTCGCGGTATCAACAGTGCGAGACAACGTTGTCTTGTATGATTCCCTCTATGACTCATGTCTGTCAAGACGTCTCCGTGATCGATCGCGAACGGCTGCCGGTTCTGGTGGTTGCCGGTGCTGCGGGAAGTGGCAAGACGACTCTCGGTCGAGAGCTTGCCAGACGGTTCGGTACCGCTCTGCTCGACTTGGACACGCTCACCAATCCGCTTCTCGACGAACTGGATTCGTTGCTGGACGGCCCACACTGGAACAGTGCGGGCCCACACTCGGAACGCATCCGAGTCGGCCGATACGCCGTACTGCTCGCTGCTGCGCGGGACCTCGTGGAGATCGGTCAGCGCCCCGTTCTGGTCGCACCGTTCACCCGCGAATTGACTGCCGGCACGGAGTGGGAACGACTGGTCGCGCACCTGGCCCCCGCTGCATCGTTGGTCGTGCACGTCGACGGGTCGCCGGAGCTGTTGGCGCGCAGGCGTGCTGCGCGTGGGGCGGAGCGTGATGCCCATCGGCCGGTGGATGCTCCGGCGGCCAAGCCGCTCGTTCCCCATCTGCGGGTCGACGCCGAACTGTCGACCCCACAGCAGGTCGATCTGGTTGCGCACGCTCTAGAGGATCAGTCGCAGCGGTGATCGGTTCCGGGCGTGCAGGATCGACGCTCGATCAGCTCGACGCCGAGGATGTTGCGGCGCTTGTAGCGCTTGCTCGGATTCTCGATCCGTCCCAGTAGTCGCTCGATGGCCAACCGGCCGAGGCGAGCGGGATTCTGATCGATCACCGTCACCGGTGGCATCACTGCATCGGCAAGGGGGAAGTCGCCGAATCCGACGAACGCCAGATGTAGCAGATTCATCTGCTGCAGAACAGGCACGCATGCCATCGCCACTCGCGCGTTGGACAGAAACAATGCGGTAGGCGGACTTTCGAGTGCAGTCAGGTCGGTCAGTGCCACCCGGGCATCCTCGCGGTCCAACACACCCAGAGCGACGAGAGTGTCGTCGAAGTCGATTCCGCGCGCCTGCAACGACTCCCGATACCCCTCGAGCCGGTTTCGGCTGGTCGGGATGCCGGCACTGTCGCCGATGACTGCGATGCGGGTGTGTCCCAGATCGAGCAGGTGGTCGGTGGCCAACACCGCCCCGCCGTGATCGTCGTCGACGAAGCTGTCTGCTTTGAGTCCGTCGGGAGCCCGATCGACGAACACCGTGGGGGTCTTGTCGATCCAACGCTCCAGATAGGAGTGGTGTGCACCGGTCGGCGCGATGATCAAGCCGCTCAGCTGTCTACGCAGCAGCGACTCCACCAGAGCCTGCTCCTGATCGCCGTCGTGACCGAGGCTGGTGACCAGAACGGCCATGTCGTCCTGTCGCGCTCGTTCCTCCACCGCGCGTGCAATGGAGGAGAAGAAAGGATCGTCGATATCAGGGACGGCGACTCCGATGGCTGCCGCCTGACCGTTGCGGAACGACGTGGCCATCGTATTGGGCACGTAGTTCAGCGAATTCAAGGCCTCGGTGACGCGGGCACGGGTATCGGGGTCGACGTGAGGGTCGTTGTTGTACACCCGTGAGACGGTCTTGGCGCTGACCTTGGCCAGCGCGGCGACGTCTTGCATGGTGGTCATGATCTACGCCCGTCTGTTCGTCATCGTCTCGTCAGCGACTGGTGTAGCCGCCATCGACTGGCAACGACACTCCGGTCACCATGGAAGCATCATCGCTCAGCAGGAAGGCAATCGGCGCGGCAATCTCGTCTTCGGTGGCCCACCTTCCCAGCGGCATCTGAGCCAGGAACGGCTCCTCGATCTCGGGGCGACCCCAGTAGAACGCAGACATCTCTGTCATCACGACCGTCGGGTTGACGCCGTTGACTCGAATTCCGTGTCGGCCGAGCTCGAGTGCGGAGACGCGAGTGATGTTGTCCAGGGCCGCTTTCGAGGAGCCGTACGAGATATGGCCGGTGAGGGCGACCAGGCTGGCTTGACTCGAGACGTTGACGATGGCACCGGCACCCGCGGCGATCATGGCCGGGACGGTGTATTTGATGACCAACAGTGCGCCGCGCGCATTGATGGCGATGACCTTGTCGAAGATCGAGATGTCGGTGTCCTGAGGTGTGGCGATCTCGCCGCCGAATCCTGCGCAGTTCACCACGCCGTACAGCTCTAGGCCTTCGACAGCCTCGCGGACGCTGTCCTCGGAGGTGAGATCGAAAGCCAGAGGCGTTGCGCCGGTCTCGTCGGCCAGCTTGTCCAGGGCATCCACCGATTGGCCGGCCGCGACGACCTCGGCACCGTCGGCCACCAACCGCCGCACGGTCGCCGAGCCGATGCCTCCGCTGGCACCTGTCACCAAGATCTTGCGGCCGTCGAACTTCGCCATGGGGTCTACCTTCACTGTCTCCGAATGGTCATGTCATCGATGTCATCGACTCTATGGAGTCCGTATATGTCACCGGTGTCATGGACGGTACCCCAGCCCGGTTGCATCAGCGTCGAAAATCGCGATATTGCGTATCAACCCAGTTCAGGGACGGTACCTGCCGGTCCGATATCGGCCTCCCGCAGGCACGAAACGGAAGGTGTGGCGCGTGTCCATGTCACCGGTGACATGAATTTTCGCGAAACGCGTGACAATGCGAGTTGTGTGGGTCACACTCGTTAACACAGCGAGCCCCGAAGGGAGCTCGACCTGCTTCGCAGACCACGTCCTCGGACCGTACTGCGGGCGCCGGTGGGGGTGTCCATCCCGCACTCGAAGCTTTCTCGATTCGACCTAGGAGTATCCATGGCCAGCGTTGCACCTGTTGCGACACCGATCCTCGAAGCGAGGGGATTGTCGAGGAGTTTCGGAAACGTGCGCGCCCTCGACGATGCCGACTTCGACATCTACCCGGGTGAGGTCGTCGCCCTCATCGGGGACAACGGCGCAGGCAAGTCGACGATGGTCAAGGCGCTCTCGGGCAGCCTGGCCGTCGACACCGGCGAGATCCTGTTCGACGGCACCGCGGTCGATCTCGACAGTCCCACCGTTGCAGCAGAACTCGGCATCGAGACGGTGTTCCAGGATCTTGCTCTCGCGCCGCACCTCAACGCGCAGCAGAACATGTTTCTCGGACGCGAACTGCCGGCGAAAGGGCTGCTCGGCCATCTCGGTTTTCTCGACGTCTCCACGATGCGCAAGCAGTCGCAGGACGCGTTGAACGAACTCGGAGCCACCGTGCGTAGCCTGACCGTCCCGGTCGGAGCGATGTCGGGTGGGCAGCAACAAGCCATTGCCATCGCGCGAGCCGTCGCCTGGGCCAAGGGCGTCGTCTTTCTCGACGAGCCGACCGCAGCGCTCGGAGTGGTACAGACCCGCAACGTGCTCGACACCATTCGCCGCGTGGCGGACAGGGGAGTGGCCGTGGTGTTCATCAGCCACTCCATGCCGCACGTGATGGAAGTTGCCGACCGGGTTCAGGTGCTGCGTATGGGCAAGCGCGTGGCCACCCTCGACGCCAAGAACACGACCATGGAAGAACTCGTCGGCGCGATGACCGGCGCAACCACCGGAGCGACACGATGACGAACCAAACCATCAGCCCCTCCCTCGAGCCGATGCCGCCCGGAGACACACCGTCTCGACACTCCTTCGATCTCGTCGTAGCGCTCCGTAAGTTGGCCCGAGTTCAGGTGTTCC
The nucleotide sequence above comes from Rhodococcoides fascians A25f. Encoded proteins:
- a CDS encoding AAA family ATPase, with the translated sequence MIDRERLPVLVVAGAAGSGKTTLGRELARRFGTALLDLDTLTNPLLDELDSLLDGPHWNSAGPHSERIRVGRYAVLLAAARDLVEIGQRPVLVAPFTRELTAGTEWERLVAHLAPAASLVVHVDGSPELLARRRAARGAERDAHRPVDAPAAKPLVPHLRVDAELSTPQQVDLVAHALEDQSQR
- a CDS encoding SDR family oxidoreductase; translation: MAKFDGRKILVTGASGGIGSATVRRLVADGAEVVAAGQSVDALDKLADETGATPLAFDLTSEDSVREAVEGLELYGVVNCAGFGGEIATPQDTDISIFDKVIAINARGALLVIKYTVPAMIAAGAGAIVNVSSQASLVALTGHISYGSSKAALDNITRVSALELGRHGIRVNGVNPTVVMTEMSAFYWGRPEIEEPFLAQMPLGRWATEDEIAAPIAFLLSDDASMVTGVSLPVDGGYTSR
- a CDS encoding LacI family DNA-binding transcriptional regulator, coding for MTTMQDVAALAKVSAKTVSRVYNNDPHVDPDTRARVTEALNSLNYVPNTMATSFRNGQAAAIGVAVPDIDDPFFSSIARAVEERARQDDMAVLVTSLGHDGDQEQALVESLLRRQLSGLIIAPTGAHHSYLERWIDKTPTVFVDRAPDGLKADSFVDDDHGGAVLATDHLLDLGHTRIAVIGDSAGIPTSRNRLEGYRESLQARGIDFDDTLVALGVLDREDARVALTDLTALESPPTALFLSNARVAMACVPVLQQMNLLHLAFVGFGDFPLADAVMPPVTVIDQNPARLGRLAIERLLGRIENPSKRYKRRNILGVELIERRSCTPGTDHRCD
- a CDS encoding ATP-binding cassette domain-containing protein, translating into MASVAPVATPILEARGLSRSFGNVRALDDADFDIYPGEVVALIGDNGAGKSTMVKALSGSLAVDTGEILFDGTAVDLDSPTVAAELGIETVFQDLALAPHLNAQQNMFLGRELPAKGLLGHLGFLDVSTMRKQSQDALNELGATVRSLTVPVGAMSGGQQQAIAIARAVAWAKGVVFLDEPTAALGVVQTRNVLDTIRRVADRGVAVVFISHSMPHVMEVADRVQVLRMGKRVATLDAKNTTMEELVGAMTGATTGATR
- a CDS encoding LacI family DNA-binding transcriptional regulator, whose amino-acid sequence is MTERASIKDVAALAGVSFKTVSRVVNGVDTVLPELRERVEAAVQTLNYVPNSAARSLKSGSGNTIGIIVDSIDDVFFASLVSAVEDRALEHGLAVIVGSTGFDAQRERDQLALLAGQHVRGIILAPVGDHSDFLVPRRRTLPTVTIDRSISGFDSVIVDDYGAAKRAVEKLMASGHTRIALLGFDDRLQTAQLRRQAYLDVLADLGQKPEAALAPPVSHAADSVRPVVKKLLALRNPPTAFFVANARHATAVVSVLHEIDRTDVAMVSFGNFSLADAVSPSVTCIDQDPYRIGTLAFDRLVQRFDDPYLEPEQQVAPTTLVERLSHALPLPVQK